The sequence below is a genomic window from Colletotrichum destructivum chromosome 4, complete sequence.
tcctccttcttcccctcccccttcttcttcttctccccctcctgctcgtcctcggccttggcctccccggcggcccggatctcctcgacgacggcctccaGGCCCTTGTGGTCCAGCGGCCACGTCCGCAGCGTGcagtcgatgccgacgctgCACAGCACGTCCGGCGACCGCCCCGCCGGGTCGCGGAGGACAACGAGGTCCGTAATCTCGTCAAAGTGCGCGTCCACGACGGCGCGCAGGGCGCCCGACGTCCGGTCCCAGACCTTGATCTGCTGGCTGATGCCGCCCGTGACGACCCAGTCGGCCGtgagggcgatggcgcgCACGAAGTCGCCGTGCTCGAAGACGTCTTCGGCCGCAAAGGCCCTCTCGCGGACGAGGCACTTggcggtgccgtcggcgctgGCCGTCCACAAGTCGACTTCGTCGCCCATCACATCGAAGAGGACCTTGTACACGCTCGTCTCATGCTCCTGGATCGTCAGCTTCTCCccgcccgaggacgacgccgccgcagggtccgccgaggacggcgtctcgTCGACGGGAAGCTGCGAGTACGAGTCCAGGGTGATCCTCCAGCGACGGATGTGCGGGTCGCTGCTCGCGCTGACGAGGACTATCTCATCGGCGGTGCTGAGCAcggggtcgacggcgagatgCTGCAGCGACAtcatggtcgtcgtcgggtccTGGAGGGTGTGCAGCTTGCGGCCCGAGTCAGCGTCCCAGACGATGATCTtcttgtcggcgccgccgctgacgaGGATCGGcttgtcgccgaggcggccgcacacgacggccttgacgaagTCCGAATGCCCGTCATACCGGCGCAGCGGGCGGCGCGTGGCGAGGTCCCAGGACCAGACCGTCTTGTCCCAGCTGCCGGCGAAGAGGACGCCGTTGGAGgcgccgcccgtcgcgaGGCACGTTACGGGGACAGAGGGGCCGGTGTActtggcggtggtggttcGTGTCTGGTGGTGTTGAGTATGTGAGCCGATGTCACTCACCcacccccttttcccttctcaATCACATCAATGATGCAGTGAGGATTGAGGAGAGGGAGTGAGAACTTGGGGTTTGGTGGATGGGTGTATGAGAGACCATACCTCAGTGTTGATACGAGACACCCTACCGCCCGACtcggcgatgaggacggAGGACTGCGGCTTCTTGGGGTCCGGGATAACGGCCAGGATCTTGGAGGGCATGCGCAGCGGGTTGCCAAAGGTGtttgcctccttcttggcgcgCAGGTGACGCTTGGCCTGCTGCGTGCTGCGGCACTTGTCAGAAACCGGTTCACTGAGAAATATGTGTCGGGGGTGGGGATATACTCACTCCGTCTCGAAGAAGTTCTCTTGGTTGGATGACTCCATCTTGAGGGGGGGGTCTCTCAGCGGATGCTCGAAATACTTTTCAAAAAATGCCCGTACAGTGAGTGGTACAGTAGAATGAGAGGATGCACGCAGAACTGGATTTCTACCAGTTACCTTGACAATAGGGGATTGCTTCAGAGTGAGGGGACTCTTTTTTACGATGTTGATGCCTGTTCTCAGGCGTGTTCAGACCGCCGCCCACTTTCACCCGCAACTTGTATTTCTCATCAATTCTAATGCTTGCGATGCAGCCATTTCTGTGAGTATGACAGGCCTGCCGGCTGGTCCCAGATGGCATTCTGGAAGCTGCAAGTAGAGATACGTACCTCGCGGGGTCCTCACCGACCCCCCTGTCTCGCGTCTCTGTCCGTAAAGCGACGAGTGCCACTTGCCTGTCAAAAAGCCGTTAATTGAATTTCCGCGACGCGTCTAAACGCGTCTTTCCAACCTCTGCGCAGtcccaccaccatcaccaccatcgccaGCTTTGTCGACCACCAGACGCTTTAGACAATCCAAAGAGGCCCAACGACTCCGCAAGACTCAATTGAAATACGGGAGTCGTCTCTACGGACCCGAATCGTTTCGATAGCGACGACACTCCACAAACCCCCATGACCACAAACTAGAACACACCTCTCCAGAAAtggcctcctccctcgccccgAAAccccggccgaggccggcgcaCACGACGGGCACAACCCGCCTCGCATACACTCCGTCGGGCGCGCGCCTCGTCACTGTCGGCTCCAACAACACAATTCGCCTGTACCGCACccaccacgacggcgagcctTACAACATCGACGACTGCCCCGAACAGaactgcgccgccgccgccgccgatgcttTCTTCGTAGTCGGCTCCGAGGACGGCACCGTTAGCGTCTACTCGGTTGAGGACACCCTCTTCGAGCGCTTCCTCACGCGCACCTCCCTGCCCGTCCGCGACGTCGCCCTCTCCCCGGATGCCAAGTGGTGCGCCGTCGCCAGCGACGAGCTGACGGTCAAGGTTGTCGATACCCAAGACAACGCccgcgtccgcgtcctcAAGGACCACGGCCGCCCGACCAAGCACCTCGCCTTCGATCCCAagggcggcctcctcgcaCTCGCCTGCACCGATGGCGTCATATACGTCTACTCCATGACGGCTGACACCCCCGAGCTGATCCGCAAGGtcgacggcatcatcggcccACTCGAACCCGACTCAGAGTCCTCGGCCAGGATCGCGTGGCACCCGGACGGCCGCGCCTTCGCCGTGCCGACACCCATGCACGACGTGCAGGTCGTGTCCAAGAACGACTGGGAGAAGCAGCGGGCCTTCTCCAACGGCCACCTCGGCGACATCACGGCGTTGGCCTGGTCGCCCAACGGCGCGATGCTGGccacggcggccaaggacggAAAGCTTCTCATCTGGGAGACCAAGACGCAAAGCGTCATACAAAAGTTCGACTACAGCAACGTCCTCGACATGGCCTGGCACCCCAAGGACAACTTGCTGTCATTCACGACGTccgacggcgaggtctaCATCTACCCGAACCTCATCACTGAGCAGTTCTCCTTCCTCCTGCAGCTGCCCCGCCAGCCGGCGCCCTATATCCACGATCCCTTGGCCGAGATATCCAACAATGCCCGCAGGCCGGCTGCAAacggcgccggtggccagccagcctcgATACCAAGCCGCCCGCGGCGCGATTCGTTGGGGAGCCTCGACTCGttcctcaacggcggcgaggacggctacgatgacggcgacgatttcgtcgtcgacgacgacggcgcgggctACACGACAGGGACCAAGAGGGCGCTTGAGGCTGCCGGCGCTGGCGGGGGCGACTACGCCGGGCGCGCGACCAAGCGCCGCCTCCTGGAGCATACGCTCCACGAGCCCTTCCAGCCCGGCTCGACCCCCTGGCGTGGCAACCGCAAGTACCTGTGCCTGAACCTCATCGGCGTCATCTGGACGGTCGACCAGGACGGCCACAACACGGTGACGGTTGAGTTCTACGACCACGAGTTCCACCGCGACTTCCACTTCACCGACACATTCCTATACGACAAGGCCTGCCTGACGGAGCACGGCGCCCTGTTCTCGTGCCCGCCCCTGAACGACACGCCCGCCACCCTCTTCTACCGCCCACATGAGACATGGACGCAACGCGCCGACTGGCGGACGGAGCTGCccaagggcgaggccgtcgttgCCATGTCGCTGAGCGACTCCTTCGTTACTGTCACCACCACGGCCAACTACGTGCGCATCTACACCCTCTTCGGCGTCCCCTACCGCGTCTATCGCCCCAAGAGCACACCCATGGTCACCTGCGCCAGCTGGCGCGACTACGTCATCACGATgggcaacggcgccgtcggcgccgacggcaacgccCGCCTCCTATACACAATCGAGAACATCAAGCGAGACGAAATCTGCCAGAACGAAGACACCGTCGCACTACCGGATGGTGCCACTTTGCGGAGCGTCTTCTTCTCAGATATCGGTGTAAGTTTTTTCACTTCTCACCAGccaccccccctttctttttctttcccctttccctaAATcatgaaaaaaaaagtctCGAGGCGTGCTGACGAGgccccccttctttcccctCGACTTAGGATCCTTGTATATATGACTCGACGGGCACGCTCCTCACGCTCCTCCACTGGCGGAAGCCCTCACGCGCCTGCTGGGTGCCCCTCCTCGACACAAAGCTTCTCCCGCGTCTAGCGTCAGGGAGGAAGACAGAAACGTACTGGCCAATCGCGGTTGCCGACAACAGGTTCCACTGCATCATCCTCAAGGGTGGTGACCAGTACCCCTACTTCCCCCGGCCCCTGCTGTCCGAGTTCGACTTTTCTGTGCCCCTCACCTCGGTCCCGGTCCCGGCTCCGGACGCGGAGTCTGCGGAGCAACGAgaaaacgacgacgacgatgacgacgacgacgcgggtCGGCGCGAGTCGCGCAAGCTGGAACagaagctgctgctctcggGCATTCACTCCGCCCAGCTGCGCGACCTCATCGACCACACGGATGCCACGCACTCGCAGCGCACCGGCCTGGCGCGCCTCGAACTCGACTTTGACAAGACGCTGCTCCAGATGCTGGCCATCGAATGCCGCGAAGGCGAGGAGCGCGGCATGCGGGCGCTAGAGTTGGTGGGCCTCATGCGCGATCGGACGGGCCGCATGATCGAGGCGGCAGGCAAGGTAGCGGAGCGGTACGGGCGGACCATACTGGGAGACAAGATCCGCGAGATTGGAGAGCGGAGGGTTACCGGTatggacgtcgacgacggggacTTTTagccccctcctctccctcttcccagTAGCAGCCTGCAGGCTGCCGCCTTACCCATGCTTCTCCCAGTCGAAGTGGAGGTCAGGTAAGGGGACCCCCGTCGCCCGTCCGTGGGGAGCTTTTTTCCATGGTTGTttggatggggagggggggcatTGCCATCAGGATTTGGAAAGGCGTTTGGACGATGATACGATGGGGCGACATCTGGCCCGCGTCTGTCCTTTTCGGACGCGCGCGCGTGAATGACTAGTAGCTAAATGGGGGATGGGGCGCCAGGGGTGTTTTGGGATCGTTGCCGTCGTGTTTCTTGCGTATGTTTATTTTATACGACTTGGCCAATAGTAAAATCTAAACATCTGgaaggtcgacgtcgacgtcgcgcaCCCGTGTGCTAACACGGGCCAGGAGGAGCGGAGTTCCTCTCGGTGGGttgtgggtgggtgtgtgtgtctctctctgtggTTGGTGTGCTCTAAGTTGGAACGCGTCGCGGCTCGCATCCGATGCGTGTTGGAACTCTCCAGAGAACGGTCCCGAACGCGGCCATGGCTCCCATCGCAGGTAGTACGAATGTAGTACTcaggcctcctcctcccatgGATGTCTCCGCCCTTTGGGCCGTCTTGGGCCGCCTTGGGCCGCGTCGGGTGGATGTTAAGGTTGGCTCGAACGTttctcgaagaagccggcaGAGAGGGGCGGCTCTCTCGACTGTTGGACGGCATAACCTCGGGCTCGGGAGTTTGCGTAGGCTCCTCCGTCAGAGGGGGTTAGGTAGGTTCCAGAGGGGGTTCAGAACGATTCACGTCCGACCCGAAAGGAGCGGAATCTGCCAACGTGGGGGGTTGCTGCTGACTTGGGCTCTTCCCCCCGTCATGGAGGACCAAACCGGGATATCTAGGCTCTCACCGTGAGGGGACATCGTTTCGTATTGGGATTGAGTTCGGCCTCCCATCAGCCGCGAGCCAGCAAGGGAAAATGAGCCCTTTTGCCCGATGACAAACTCTTAGTcacttcctcccctccctcaaGACATTGTTGGGCCTCGTGGGCTTGTTCCCGTGGCCTTGTTTCCGTTATAACTGGACTCAGAGGTGGGTGGCCGGTGGGCTACGGCTTGGGATCCGGGCCGCGGCCCGTAATGGGTTCGCTATCGGAAGCTGCTCTGCTGTATTTCCATGT
It includes:
- a CDS encoding Putative WD40/YVTN repeat-like-containing domain superfamily translates to MESSNQENFFETDTQQAKRHLRAKKEANTFGNPLRMPSKILAVIPDPKKPQSSVLIAESGGRVSRINTETRTTTAKYTGPSVPVTCLATGGASNGVLFAGSWDKTVWSWDLATRRPLRRYDGHSDFVKAVVCGRLGDKPILVSGGADKKIIVWDADSGRKLHTLQDPTTTMMSLQHLAVDPVLSTADEIVLVSASSDPHIRRWRITLDSYSQLPVDETPSSADPAAASSSGGEKLTIQEHETSVYKVLFDVMGDEVDLWTASADGTAKCLVRERAFAAEDVFEHGDFVRAIALTADWVVTGGISQQIKVWDRTSGALRAVVDAHFDEITDLVVLRDPAGRSPDVLCSVGIDCTLRTWPLDHKGLEAVVEEIRAAGEAKAEDEQEGEKKKKGEGKKEEEEGLMTAEEEAELAALMEDDD
- a CDS encoding Putative minichromosome loss protein Mcl1, middle region; the encoded protein is MASSLAPKPRPRPAHTTGTTRLAYTPSGARLVTVGSNNTIRLYRTHHDGEPYNIDDCPEQNCAAAAADAFFVVGSEDGTVSVYSVEDTLFERFLTRTSLPVRDVALSPDAKWCAVASDELTVKVVDTQDNARVRVLKDHGRPTKHLAFDPKGGLLALACTDGVIYVYSMTADTPELIRKVDGIIGPLEPDSESSARIAWHPDGRAFAVPTPMHDVQVVSKNDWEKQRAFSNGHLGDITALAWSPNGAMLATAAKDGKLLIWETKTQSVIQKFDYSNVLDMAWHPKDNLLSFTTSDGEVYIYPNLITEQFSFLLQLPRQPAPYIHDPLAEISNNARRPAANGAGGQPASIPSRPRRDSLGSLDSFLNGGEDGYDDGDDFVVDDDGAGYTTGTKRALEAAGAGGGDYAGRATKRRLLEHTLHEPFQPGSTPWRGNRKYLCLNLIGVIWTVDQDGHNTVTVEFYDHEFHRDFHFTDTFLYDKACLTEHGALFSCPPLNDTPATLFYRPHETWTQRADWRTELPKGEAVVAMSLSDSFVTVTTTANYVRIYTLFGVPYRVYRPKSTPMVTCASWRDYVITMGNGAVGADGNARLLYTIENIKRDEICQNEDTVALPDGATLRSVFFSDIGDPCIYDSTGTLLTLLHWRKPSRACWVPLLDTKLLPRLASGRKTETYWPIAVADNRFHCIILKGGDQYPYFPRPLLSEFDFSVPLTSVPVPAPDAESAEQRENDDDDDDDDAGRRESRKLEQKLLLSGIHSAQLRDLIDHTDATHSQRTGLARLELDFDKTLLQMLAIECREGEERGMRALELVGLMRDRTGRMIEAAGKVAERYGRTILGDKIREIGERRVTGMDVDDGDF